A genomic window from Paenibacillus sp. FSL K6-0276 includes:
- the spoIIAB gene encoding anti-sigma F factor yields the protein MTNSKAGNFMNVQFAARSENESFARVVVAAFVSRLDPTMDELNDLKTVVSEAVTNCIIHGYDSDPEGIVTISASLDNETVHLTIEDQGRGIEDLELAQQPLYTSKPELERSGMGFTIMENFMDEFEVTSEPGHGTSISMKKTIVSKKALYN from the coding sequence ATGACTAATAGTAAGGCTGGTAACTTCATGAACGTGCAGTTCGCTGCACGCTCGGAGAACGAATCGTTCGCGCGTGTAGTTGTAGCGGCGTTCGTTTCCCGGCTTGATCCTACGATGGACGAGCTGAATGATCTGAAGACAGTCGTGTCGGAAGCGGTCACCAACTGTATTATTCATGGGTATGATAGTGATCCGGAAGGTATTGTGACCATTTCGGCATCACTGGACAACGAAACGGTACATCTAACCATTGAGGATCAGGGACGGGGCATTGAGGATTTGGAGCTGGCACAACAGCCGCTGTATACCTCTAAGCCAGAGCTGGAGCGGTCGGGCATGGGTTTTACTATTATGGAGAATTTCATGGATGAATTTGAAGTCACTAGTGAACCGGGACACGGTACTTCTATCTCAATGAAGAAAACCATCGTCTCGAAAAAAGCTTTATACAATTAG
- the spoIIAA gene encoding anti-sigma F factor antagonist: protein MNSHVEMEHHRGVLIVRLSGELDHHAADFVRMDMDEAIMRGQVSHLVLSLKHLQFMDSSGLGVILGRYKLIHSKGGKMVVCDATAPVKRLLEMSGLFKIMPLYDDESTALSDLEVAL, encoded by the coding sequence ATGAATTCTCATGTGGAGATGGAGCATCACAGGGGTGTGTTGATTGTCCGTTTATCAGGGGAGCTGGATCATCACGCAGCCGATTTTGTAAGAATGGATATGGATGAAGCGATTATGCGTGGTCAGGTATCGCATTTGGTTCTTAGTCTTAAGCATCTGCAGTTTATGGACAGTTCAGGTCTAGGCGTGATTCTTGGAAGGTATAAACTGATCCACAGCAAAGGTGGAAAAATGGTTGTGTGTGATGCAACGGCACCTGTGAAGCGGCTTCTGGAAATGTCAGGCCTCTTCAAAATCATGCCCCTATATGACGACGAGAGCACTGCACTCTCGGATTTGGAGGTTGCGTTATGA
- a CDS encoding D-alanyl-D-alanine carboxypeptidase family protein codes for MTGAYAEEKTKGSGSNAAAVDLAPGARSAILMDAGTGTVIYEKNSHDKLPPASITKIMTMLLTVEALDEGRLQLTDKVRTSEYAASMGGSQIFLEPGEEMTVDEMLKGIAMASGNDASVAMAEKIAGSESAFVDLMNKRAEELGLKDTHFANCNGLPAANHYSSAYDIAVISRELLKHEQIIKYTGSYQDYLRKDSTKPFWLVNTNKLVRFYTGADGLKTGYTAEAKFCLSATAARDGLRAVAVVLGEPNTKTRNSEVSGMFDYLFSQYKVHTIHKEGDAIGTLKIEKGVKSELPITAKETYSVLLKKGVTQEGIRHELVLPESVKAPVAEGQSVGKLVVYQGTNVIKEYELKAGEAVPKAGWWKLFKRTTGSMFGVD; via the coding sequence ATGACAGGCGCTTATGCGGAGGAAAAAACCAAGGGCTCTGGCAGTAATGCTGCCGCTGTAGACCTCGCGCCGGGAGCGCGTTCCGCGATTTTGATGGACGCAGGCACCGGCACTGTTATTTATGAGAAGAACAGCCATGATAAGCTGCCTCCCGCAAGTATTACAAAGATTATGACGATGCTACTAACAGTGGAAGCGCTGGATGAAGGAAGGCTGCAACTGACCGATAAGGTGCGGACAAGTGAATATGCCGCATCGATGGGTGGATCGCAGATTTTTCTGGAGCCTGGTGAAGAAATGACGGTGGACGAGATGCTTAAAGGCATCGCTATGGCCTCCGGAAATGATGCTTCTGTGGCGATGGCGGAGAAAATAGCCGGTTCAGAGAGCGCTTTTGTCGATCTGATGAATAAACGTGCAGAGGAGCTGGGTCTAAAAGATACCCATTTTGCCAACTGCAACGGTCTTCCAGCCGCCAATCACTATTCCTCAGCTTACGATATTGCGGTCATTAGTCGGGAACTTTTGAAGCATGAACAAATTATCAAATATACCGGTTCCTATCAGGATTACTTACGTAAGGATTCAACCAAGCCGTTCTGGTTGGTGAATACGAACAAGCTGGTGCGTTTCTACACTGGTGCCGATGGACTGAAGACAGGTTACACTGCTGAGGCTAAATTTTGTTTGTCTGCTACAGCTGCAAGAGATGGCCTACGTGCTGTCGCTGTTGTGCTAGGCGAGCCGAACACGAAGACGCGCAACAGTGAAGTGTCAGGCATGTTCGATTACCTGTTCTCGCAATATAAAGTACACACGATCCACAAAGAAGGGGATGCCATCGGAACTCTTAAGATTGAGAAGGGCGTAAAGTCCGAGCTGCCGATAACGGCGAAAGAGACGTACAGTGTTCTTTTGAAAAAAGGTGTGACCCAAGAAGGCATTCGCCACGAACTAGTGCTGCCGGAAAGCGTGAAGGCTCCAGTGGCTGAAGGTCAATCCGTGGGCAAGCTGGTTGTCTACCAAGGAACCAATGTGATTAAGGAATATGAATTAAAAGCAGGGGAAGCAGTGCCGAAAGCAGGCTGGTGGAAGCTCTTTAAGCGCACAACTGGCTCAATGTTCGGCGTGGATTAA
- a CDS encoding serine hydrolase has protein sequence MNHLADCIEAEAKQNNFSGIVLVKQHDKEITSSCYSYANKSDKRANNIHTRFGIASGCKIFTAIAICQLVEQGLISFESRLSDYLKKVEFPLFSSEITIHQLLTHSSGIPDYFDETIMDDFEELWKTRPMYTLRQLEDFVPMFRNLPMKWTPGERFHYNNTGYIVLGLLVEELSGMSFSDYVELRIFKLCGMEQSGYFTLDALPANCALGYIEEENGSWRTNIYSIPVKGGADGGAFVSAPDMQLFWNGLMNHTLLSPVLTSLLLTPHMHVDREGYYGYGVWITLREGKVFKFHIMGYDPGVSFRSAIYPASGETVVVMCNTSNGASQIFNVIDKHL, from the coding sequence ATGAACCACCTTGCAGATTGTATTGAAGCAGAAGCTAAACAGAACAATTTCTCTGGTATAGTGCTGGTAAAACAACATGATAAAGAAATCACCAGCAGCTGTTACAGTTATGCCAATAAGTCAGATAAGCGAGCAAACAATATTCATACTCGGTTCGGCATTGCTTCCGGGTGTAAAATATTTACAGCAATTGCCATCTGCCAACTGGTCGAACAGGGATTGATTTCTTTCGAAAGCAGATTATCAGACTATCTGAAGAAGGTAGAGTTCCCCCTCTTTAGTTCTGAAATTACCATACATCAGCTGCTTACGCATAGCTCTGGGATTCCAGATTATTTTGATGAAACGATCATGGATGATTTCGAAGAACTGTGGAAGACACGACCTATGTACACTTTACGGCAGCTTGAAGACTTTGTACCGATGTTTCGAAACCTCCCCATGAAGTGGACCCCTGGTGAACGTTTCCATTACAATAATACCGGATATATCGTACTGGGGTTATTGGTCGAGGAATTGAGCGGAATGTCCTTTTCCGATTATGTGGAGCTTCGCATCTTTAAGCTTTGCGGAATGGAGCAATCCGGTTACTTTACGTTAGATGCCCTACCTGCCAACTGTGCACTCGGATACATAGAGGAAGAGAACGGTAGCTGGAGAACTAACATCTATTCAATCCCGGTAAAAGGAGGCGCTGACGGTGGAGCTTTCGTAAGCGCTCCCGACATGCAGCTATTCTGGAACGGGCTAATGAACCATACACTTTTGAGTCCAGTACTCACATCATTGTTGCTTACTCCCCACATGCATGTGGATCGTGAAGGATATTATGGTTATGGTGTATGGATCACCCTCCGAGAAGGAAAAGTGTTCAAGTTCCACATTATGGGCTACGATCCCGGTGTTTCCTTCCGATCGGCTATCTATCCGGCTAGTGGTGAGACTGTAGTAGTAATGTGTAATACAAGTAACGGGGCTTCTCAGATTTTCAATGTTATCGATAAACATTTGTAG
- a CDS encoding pyrimidine-nucleoside phosphorylase yields the protein MRAVDIIQKKRDGGELSREEISFLIQGYSKGEVPDYQLSAWAMAVYFQGMNARETGDLTMEMAMSGDQVDLSPIAGIKVDKHSTGGVGDKTTVVLAPLVASAGVPVAKMSGRGLGHTGGTLDKLESISGFSVEMDRERFFDQVGEIGAAVIGQSGNITPADKKLYALRDVTATVESIPLIASSVMSKKIAAGADAIVLDVKTGSGAFMKTLDDSIALAQAMVDIGTHLGRNTVAIISDMDQPLGYGIGNALEIKEGIETLKGHGPKDLQEVCLILGSQMLVLGGKAKDEAEARSILMTHIEDGTALEKFRQIVKAQGGDVSQIDSPEKLPAAKRFIEVKAKTGGFIEGIQAEEIGIAAMLLGAGRETKESVIDLAVGIQLSKKVGDAVEIGDTLAVLHINDASDKKVEEAEGKVLEAYRITPEPVPPLPLVFALVTKDGVTRY from the coding sequence ATGAGAGCTGTCGACATTATTCAGAAAAAAAGAGATGGTGGAGAGCTGAGTCGTGAGGAGATATCCTTCCTAATTCAGGGCTACAGTAAAGGTGAAGTCCCTGATTATCAACTTTCCGCTTGGGCTATGGCGGTTTATTTTCAAGGTATGAATGCGCGGGAGACCGGGGATCTAACGATGGAAATGGCGATGTCCGGTGATCAAGTTGATCTTAGCCCAATCGCAGGCATTAAGGTTGATAAGCACTCCACAGGTGGAGTGGGAGATAAAACAACCGTGGTGCTTGCTCCCCTGGTAGCCTCTGCTGGAGTACCTGTGGCAAAGATGTCTGGACGCGGACTTGGGCATACAGGAGGCACACTCGATAAGCTGGAGTCGATCAGTGGCTTCTCTGTTGAGATGGATCGCGAGCGTTTCTTTGATCAAGTAGGGGAAATCGGAGCTGCCGTGATCGGCCAGTCGGGCAACATTACACCCGCAGACAAAAAGCTGTATGCCCTTCGGGATGTAACAGCGACTGTGGAGTCCATTCCACTAATTGCAAGCTCTGTAATGAGCAAGAAGATTGCGGCAGGAGCAGACGCCATCGTGCTGGATGTCAAAACCGGCAGCGGGGCTTTTATGAAGACGCTTGATGATTCTATTGCGCTTGCTCAAGCTATGGTTGACATCGGCACACATCTGGGTCGCAATACAGTTGCGATCATCAGTGATATGGACCAGCCACTCGGATACGGAATTGGCAACGCGCTCGAAATCAAGGAAGGAATCGAGACCTTAAAGGGTCACGGGCCGAAGGATCTGCAGGAGGTCTGCCTTATTCTGGGCAGCCAGATGCTTGTTCTTGGTGGCAAAGCCAAGGACGAAGCAGAGGCTCGCTCGATTCTTATGACACATATTGAAGATGGCACAGCGCTGGAGAAATTCAGACAGATTGTGAAGGCGCAAGGCGGAGATGTATCACAAATTGATTCTCCGGAGAAACTCCCTGCTGCAAAGCGGTTCATTGAAGTTAAAGCGAAGACCGGTGGGTTCATTGAGGGTATTCAGGCTGAGGAAATCGGCATAGCTGCTATGCTGCTTGGTGCTGGACGTGAAACCAAGGAATCTGTGATAGATTTGGCTGTGGGTATTCAACTTTCCAAAAAGGTCGGAGATGCTGTAGAGATCGGCGATACGCTTGCAGTATTGCATATCAACGATGCCAGTGACAAGAAGGTTGAGGAAGCTGAGGGCAAGGTGCTAGAAGCTTACCGTATCACTCCTGAACCGGTTCCTCCGCTACCACTGGTATTTGCGCTTGTTACGAAGGATGGGGTAACACGGTACTAG